A single Corynebacterium stationis DNA region contains:
- the trmB gene encoding tRNA (guanosine(46)-N7)-methyltransferase TrmB, with protein sequence MDNTETHAGRPPQTDFNTVFDNDLDYPRLGNVTFRRGTLTDNQEAMFNENWPTIGKDLADEIIDVDTWFNRQGHRTIVEIGSGTGTSTAAMAPLEADTNIIAVELYKPGLAKLMGQVVRGGLDNIRMVRGDGVEVMVRMFEPESLDGIRVFFPDPWPKARHNKRRIIQSGTLNLFASRLKKGGVLHVATDHADYAEWIDELVDVEPTLDYKGWPWDECPQLTNRQVITKFEGKGLDKDHIITEYLWEKK encoded by the coding sequence ATGGATAATACTGAAACCCACGCTGGCCGTCCCCCGCAGACTGATTTCAACACAGTCTTTGACAACGATTTGGACTACCCGCGTCTTGGCAATGTCACCTTCCGTCGCGGCACCTTAACGGACAACCAAGAGGCTATGTTCAATGAGAACTGGCCCACCATCGGCAAGGACCTGGCCGATGAAATCATCGACGTTGATACCTGGTTCAACCGTCAAGGACACAGGACCATCGTCGAGATTGGCTCCGGCACCGGCACGTCAACTGCGGCAATGGCACCACTGGAAGCTGACACCAACATCATCGCCGTAGAGCTGTACAAGCCAGGCCTGGCTAAGCTCATGGGCCAAGTGGTCCGGGGTGGGTTGGACAATATCCGCATGGTGCGCGGCGACGGCGTCGAGGTCATGGTGCGCATGTTTGAGCCAGAATCCCTCGACGGCATCCGTGTCTTCTTCCCGGATCCGTGGCCGAAAGCACGCCACAATAAGCGCCGTATCATTCAGTCCGGCACGCTGAACCTGTTCGCATCCCGCCTGAAGAAAGGCGGCGTGTTGCACGTCGCTACCGACCACGCGGACTACGCCGAGTGGATCGATGAGCTTGTCGATGTTGAGCCCACCCTCGATTACAAGGGCTGGCCGTGGGATGAGTGCCCGCAGCTGACCAACCGCCAGGTCATCACCAAGTTCGAAGGCAAGGGTCTAGATAAAGACCACATCATTACTGAATACCTGTGGGAAAAGAAATAA
- a CDS encoding NYN domain-containing protein gives MSRSYALIWDAPNMDMGLGAILGGRPTAAYRPRFDAIGRWVVLRAMEIGAEPQASVFTNVTPGGADVIRPWVEAIRNVGFSVFAKPKTDDDSDVDPDMIEYILDNRDELAGLVVASADGQNFQPLLEELAGEGIPVTVLGFHEHVSWAIGSDLLEFVDLEDIPGVFRDPLPRISLDALPPEGAWLQPFRSLSALLEH, from the coding sequence ATGAGCCGCTCATACGCACTTATCTGGGATGCGCCGAATATGGATATGGGGCTCGGCGCCATTTTGGGCGGCCGTCCCACCGCTGCTTATCGTCCGCGCTTTGATGCCATTGGCCGCTGGGTTGTTCTGCGCGCCATGGAAATCGGTGCCGAACCGCAGGCTTCCGTCTTTACTAATGTCACCCCCGGCGGCGCCGATGTAATTCGCCCCTGGGTCGAGGCAATTCGCAACGTCGGCTTCTCCGTCTTCGCTAAGCCGAAAACAGACGATGACTCTGATGTCGACCCAGACATGATCGAATACATCCTGGACAACCGGGATGAGCTCGCAGGGCTTGTCGTCGCCTCTGCAGATGGGCAGAATTTCCAGCCTTTGTTGGAAGAACTCGCCGGCGAAGGCATTCCCGTGACCGTGCTCGGTTTCCACGAGCATGTCTCCTGGGCCATCGGGTCTGACTTGTTAGAGTTTGTCGATCTCGAAGACATCCCCGGTGTCTTCCGCGACCCGCTGCCACGCATTTCGCTGGATGCTTTGCCACCAGAAGGTGCTTGGCTGCAGCCTTTCCGTTCCCTATCGGCTTTATTAGAGCACTAG
- a CDS encoding glycosyltransferase family 4 protein: MKILLLCWRDSTHPQGGGSERYLERVGEYLVSRGHDVIFRTSRHMNAARSEVRNGVKYSRGGAKYSVYPTALAMIAAGRLGIGPLRGVDVVVDTQNGIPFFARVVSGKPTVLLTHHCHREVWPVAGRVIGRLGWFLESQFAPWVYRNSETVTVSAASRADLAELGVHGAHIIENGVDPIPAHIPIIERESPIHLVTLSRLVPYKQIEHAIDTVASLSDATLDIIGSGWWEAQLRTYARERGVLAKVNFHGQVTEDYKHALLARADIHLMPSRKEGWGLAVMEAAQHGVPTVGYAFGLRDSVLHNKTGLLVNDEKEFAEATQRLIRDSGLREKLGQAAKDFALGFSWDSTGARFEELLHGLGQQSAD; the protein is encoded by the coding sequence ATGAAGATCCTCCTGTTGTGCTGGCGCGATTCCACCCACCCACAAGGCGGCGGTTCAGAACGCTACCTCGAACGCGTCGGGGAGTATCTGGTATCCCGTGGCCACGACGTCATTTTCCGAACCTCGCGGCACATGAATGCTGCGCGCAGTGAAGTCCGCAATGGCGTGAAATACTCCCGCGGTGGTGCTAAATACAGCGTATATCCCACCGCTTTGGCGATGATTGCTGCGGGTCGTTTAGGCATTGGCCCATTGCGCGGCGTGGATGTGGTGGTTGATACCCAAAATGGTATTCCTTTCTTCGCGCGGGTGGTTTCTGGCAAGCCGACGGTATTGCTGACGCACCATTGCCACCGCGAGGTGTGGCCGGTGGCGGGTCGAGTTATTGGCCGGTTGGGCTGGTTTTTAGAATCTCAATTTGCGCCGTGGGTCTACCGGAATTCGGAGACGGTGACGGTCTCAGCTGCCTCGCGCGCGGACTTGGCGGAGCTGGGTGTGCATGGTGCGCACATCATTGAAAATGGCGTGGATCCTATCCCGGCGCACATTCCGATTATTGAACGCGAATCTCCCATTCACCTGGTCACGCTGTCGCGGCTGGTGCCTTATAAGCAAATTGAGCACGCGATTGACACGGTTGCATCGCTTTCCGATGCCACCCTGGACATCATCGGTTCCGGCTGGTGGGAAGCACAACTGCGCACCTACGCGCGCGAGCGCGGAGTTTTGGCGAAGGTGAATTTCCACGGGCAGGTCACCGAAGACTACAAGCACGCGCTTTTAGCCCGCGCCGATATTCACCTGATGCCCTCACGCAAAGAAGGCTGGGGACTGGCGGTGATGGAAGCTGCCCAACACGGTGTGCCCACTGTGGGATATGCCTTCGGGCTGCGCGATAGCGTGCTGCACAATAAGACTGGCTTGCTGGTAAATGATGAGAAAGAATTTGCCGAGGCGACACAGAGGCTTATCCGGGATAGCGGATTGCGGGAGAAGTTAGGGCAGGCGGCTAAAGATTTTGCTCTGGGCTTTTCGTGGGATTCGACTGGCGCTCGTTTCGAGGAATTGCTGCACGGGCTAGGGCAGCAATCAGCGGACTAA
- a CDS encoding phosphoenolpyruvate carboxykinase (GTP), with translation MTAAIQGLVGQAPTNNEELIKWINESVELFQPDQVVFIDGSQEEADRLAAELVEKGTLIKLNEEKRPNSYLARSNPSDVARVESRTFICAENQEDAGPTNNWVPPAAMKEEMTEEFRGAMRGRTMYVVPFCMGPISDPNPKLGVQLTDSAYVVLSMRIMTRMGQEALDKIGEHGDFVHALHSVGAPLEPGQEDVPWPCNDTKYITHFPDTKEIWSYGSGYGGNAILAKKCYALRIASVMAKEEGWMAEHMLILKLISPEGKAYHIAGAFPSACGKTNLAMITPTLEGWTAEVVGDDIAWLHLREDGLYAVNPENGFFGVAPGTNYASNPIAMKTMEPGNTIFTNVALTDDGDVWWEGMDGEKPEHLIDWLGEDWTPQSATPAAHPNSRYCTPIAQCPTAAPEFDDWQGVKLDAILFGGRRASTVPLVTQSFDWEHGTMIGSLLASGQTAASAEAKVGSLRHDPMAMLPFIGYNAGDYLQNWIDMGNKGGDLLPKIFLVNWFRRGEDGRFLWPGFGENSRVLKWVIDRVEGNVGAEDTVIGSTARAEDLDLTGLDTPLEDIKEALGVDPAEWGGDLEDNLEYLRFLGPRVPQELHDQLDALKTRIESV, from the coding sequence ATGACCGCCGCTATTCAAGGCCTCGTTGGTCAAGCACCAACTAATAACGAAGAGCTCATTAAGTGGATTAATGAAAGCGTCGAGCTTTTCCAGCCAGACCAGGTGGTCTTTATCGATGGCTCACAGGAAGAGGCGGATCGCCTAGCTGCGGAGCTAGTAGAAAAAGGCACGCTCATTAAGTTGAATGAGGAAAAGCGTCCTAATTCTTACTTAGCTCGTTCCAACCCTTCTGATGTCGCGCGCGTGGAGTCCCGCACCTTCATCTGTGCTGAAAACCAGGAAGATGCCGGCCCTACCAACAACTGGGTACCGCCAGCAGCAATGAAGGAAGAAATGACGGAGGAGTTCCGCGGTGCTATGCGCGGACGCACCATGTACGTCGTTCCTTTCTGCATGGGCCCAATCAGCGACCCGAACCCGAAGCTCGGTGTTCAGCTGACTGACTCGGCATACGTTGTTTTGTCCATGCGCATCATGACCCGCATGGGCCAGGAAGCACTGGACAAGATTGGTGAGCACGGCGATTTCGTACACGCTTTGCACTCTGTTGGTGCTCCTTTGGAGCCAGGTCAGGAAGATGTTCCATGGCCATGCAATGACACTAAGTACATCACGCATTTCCCAGACACCAAGGAAATTTGGTCCTACGGTTCGGGCTACGGCGGCAACGCTATCTTGGCGAAGAAGTGCTACGCACTGCGTATCGCGTCGGTCATGGCGAAGGAAGAAGGCTGGATGGCTGAGCACATGCTCATCCTCAAGCTTATCTCTCCTGAGGGCAAGGCCTACCACATCGCCGGTGCTTTCCCATCTGCCTGTGGCAAGACCAACCTCGCGATGATCACCCCAACCCTCGAGGGCTGGACGGCTGAGGTTGTCGGCGACGATATCGCATGGCTGCACCTGCGCGAAGACGGCCTCTACGCTGTCAACCCAGAAAACGGCTTCTTCGGCGTTGCGCCAGGTACCAACTACGCGTCTAACCCAATCGCGATGAAGACCATGGAGCCAGGCAACACCATCTTCACCAACGTTGCGTTGACTGATGACGGCGACGTCTGGTGGGAAGGCATGGACGGTGAGAAGCCTGAGCACCTCATCGACTGGCTCGGTGAGGACTGGACTCCACAGTCCGCTACTCCTGCAGCACACCCGAACTCCCGCTACTGCACCCCGATTGCACAGTGCCCAACTGCTGCACCGGAATTTGATGACTGGCAGGGTGTAAAGCTTGACGCCATCTTGTTCGGCGGCCGCCGCGCAAGCACCGTCCCATTGGTTACCCAGTCCTTTGACTGGGAGCACGGCACAATGATCGGCTCCCTGCTGGCATCCGGTCAGACCGCAGCGTCTGCTGAAGCTAAGGTTGGCTCCCTGCGCCACGACCCAATGGCAATGCTGCCATTCATTGGTTACAACGCTGGTGACTACCTGCAGAACTGGATCGACATGGGTAACAAGGGCGGAGACCTCTTGCCAAAGATCTTCCTGGTCAACTGGTTCCGTCGTGGTGAAGACGGCCGCTTCCTGTGGCCTGGCTTCGGCGAGAACTCCCGTGTTCTCAAGTGGGTCATTGACCGCGTGGAAGGCAACGTTGGCGCTGAAGACACCGTTATCGGCAGCACCGCACGTGCAGAGGACCTGGACCTGACTGGTCTGGATACTCCACTGGAAGACATCAAGGAAGCACTAGGCGTTGACCCAGCTGAATGGGGCGGCGACTTGGAAGACAACCTTGAGTACCTGCGTTTCCTCGGCCCACGCGTGCCGCAGGAACTGCATGACCAGCTCGATGCACTCAAGACCCGCATCGAATCGGTCTAA
- a CDS encoding acyltransferase family protein has translation MITISTLPQHLPALDGIRAVAALGIVVTHVSFQTGTGWALAERFDYFVAVFFALSAFVLWRRPVNQHYYRNRTARIAPAYLVCVIAVILLFPEARTMDIWQILTNLTLTQLYIPDGLAPGLTHLWSLCVEVAFYLALPVIAWAMRRLSRRGRLAAIISAAVLSFAWPWLPFVAAFDGEGINFQIWPPSYILWFAIGMLAAECEGRVKISSRIRPLAWLLAAAIMWVASREWFGPQGLVHPEPAEFNRRILAGGLFAACFVVPYALGGPSKILESTIWQFLGKISYSIFLWHVAILGLMFPLTGISLFSGHFTLIFILTVAFTIAVSYASYELIEEPARLYFRGRKRQATAAAAKQATKTESPA, from the coding sequence GTGATAACGATTAGTACTTTACCGCAGCACCTGCCCGCTTTAGACGGCATCCGCGCGGTAGCCGCACTAGGAATCGTTGTCACCCATGTTTCCTTCCAAACTGGCACCGGCTGGGCACTGGCAGAACGCTTTGACTATTTCGTCGCAGTATTCTTCGCACTTTCGGCCTTTGTGCTGTGGCGCAGGCCCGTTAACCAGCACTATTATCGCAACCGCACCGCGCGCATCGCTCCTGCTTATCTGGTCTGCGTCATCGCTGTGATTCTGCTTTTCCCCGAGGCTCGGACCATGGATATCTGGCAGATTCTCACCAACCTCACGCTGACGCAGCTCTATATCCCCGACGGGCTCGCGCCGGGGCTCACGCACCTGTGGTCCTTGTGTGTGGAAGTGGCCTTTTACCTTGCTCTTCCTGTGATTGCCTGGGCAATGCGCAGGCTAAGTCGCCGAGGGCGCTTAGCCGCGATTATTAGCGCCGCAGTGCTGTCTTTTGCCTGGCCGTGGCTACCTTTCGTCGCGGCTTTCGATGGCGAGGGCATCAACTTCCAAATCTGGCCACCGTCCTATATTTTGTGGTTTGCGATTGGCATGCTCGCGGCGGAATGTGAAGGCCGCGTGAAAATCTCCTCTCGCATTCGACCTCTCGCGTGGCTGCTTGCCGCAGCAATCATGTGGGTGGCTTCACGCGAATGGTTTGGCCCACAAGGTTTGGTACACCCAGAACCGGCAGAGTTTAACCGCCGCATTCTCGCTGGCGGACTATTCGCCGCATGCTTCGTGGTGCCTTATGCCCTGGGCGGGCCCAGCAAAATCTTGGAGAGTACAATCTGGCAGTTCCTGGGCAAGATTTCCTATTCCATTTTCTTATGGCACGTCGCAATCTTGGGCCTGATGTTCCCGCTGACGGGTATTTCGTTATTCTCAGGGCATTTTACGCTCATCTTTATTCTCACCGTGGCGTTTACCATCGCGGTGAGTTATGCCAGCTATGAACTGATTGAGGAACCCGCGCGGCTTTATTTCCGCGGTAGGAAAAGACAAGCCACAGCGGCGGCGGCTAAGCAGGCAACCAAGACAGAATCACCGGCATAG
- a CDS encoding alpha-(1->3)-arabinofuranosyltransferase domain-containing protein, protein MYVHAIGWVICAVLAFVQPFGLIAADTKHDLSADPLGFLAGAFSVYSDNFPLGQLQNQAYGYLFPQGAFFLLTDFLPDWVAQRLWWTIVLGVGYSGFVVLARKVVTLSPAWLVLGGFVYALSPRALTTLTAISSETWPVMLAPWVVAPFLVQRISWRHIAAAVVPVACMGAINATATLAACVPAAIVLLYRKQFKALGLWLIGCALVSAWWIGPLLILGKYAPAFTDYIESAYVTTRWLNLPELLRGTTSWSTFVDTERQAGSLLTTEPLFVLATCAVAAVGLAGLTRLPKVWTAMLLIGIAVMGTHLGVYLDFLDGAGAFMRNLHKFDPLVRLPLALGVAVAAHKLATRRMAAATLVVLVVLTSTAPAWTGRLLPKGAYEEVPQYWQEAADFVNANAQDTRTLIAPQTSFARQDWGWTRDEPAQPLVDTPLAFRDAIPLIPAEAIRGLDGIMDILRYDPAQGAKALQRLGIGVVVYRHDLQNSFTEFDPEELPGTVHTFGEVDVVLLDEQPDMLIADNQPTTVAGGGEILALLDMLGTPGPRQLVKANADIVSDTPALVDRNFGTLDGASSAQSAEGDESTSNNAARDYPSAGPLTTVEEGDVRLSAKSSASDASAFGGANPARSLTAAADGNPETAWWPAPGHTGWLQLDGDFPNPEITLTATRSTEVEIHGADGAKVTAKLEANTPSTITVPGGPTETIRVELSERVGIAEIAQAQRVVTVPDTAPDVQQFIFQRLFLDTGIIIREFTAPREMTVTLDADRAEVLIDDTLYSPGDTLTLSKGTHRVETRAQWMSLTATEEQVAYEATGAEIAAADSERILNSGRAFNAGLRGYLGDTELAPLEIDAASQGFVIPAGVSGQFHMEHVADGLYRAWLLIGGAIGIATLVACAWKGRLRGEPAQLEMGPPWVLGLAVLTTVNWVFGIAALCVGAVLRWTNLQPGYLSAALMLIAGAMLARAPWPSESYAGDSVLVACLAAAAVACLFLPRK, encoded by the coding sequence TTGTATGTCCACGCTATCGGGTGGGTAATCTGTGCCGTTTTAGCTTTTGTGCAGCCGTTCGGGCTGATTGCTGCGGATACTAAACATGATTTGAGCGCCGATCCTTTAGGCTTTTTAGCCGGCGCTTTTTCTGTCTACTCTGATAATTTTCCTCTTGGCCAGTTACAAAACCAGGCCTATGGCTACCTGTTTCCACAAGGTGCCTTCTTTCTCCTCACCGACTTCCTACCGGACTGGGTAGCTCAGCGTCTGTGGTGGACAATTGTGCTGGGCGTGGGCTATTCGGGCTTTGTTGTCCTTGCCCGCAAGGTTGTCACTCTTTCCCCTGCCTGGCTGGTACTCGGCGGTTTCGTCTATGCGCTCAGCCCGCGTGCGCTGACCACGTTGACGGCGATTTCTTCGGAGACTTGGCCGGTCATGCTCGCGCCCTGGGTGGTGGCGCCGTTTCTGGTCCAGCGTATTTCCTGGCGGCATATTGCTGCCGCCGTCGTTCCGGTGGCGTGCATGGGGGCAATTAACGCCACCGCGACATTGGCTGCGTGTGTGCCCGCGGCCATCGTGTTGTTATATCGCAAACAATTCAAAGCCTTAGGTCTGTGGCTTATCGGCTGCGCGCTGGTCAGCGCCTGGTGGATTGGGCCGCTGCTCATCCTGGGCAAATACGCGCCTGCTTTTACGGACTATATTGAATCTGCTTATGTGACCACGCGTTGGTTGAACCTGCCGGAGCTACTGCGGGGTACCACCAGCTGGTCCACGTTTGTCGATACCGAGCGCCAAGCCGGTTCCCTGTTAACCACCGAGCCACTTTTTGTCCTCGCTACCTGCGCGGTCGCCGCAGTGGGCTTGGCTGGTCTCACGCGCCTTCCAAAAGTCTGGACCGCGATGCTGCTCATCGGCATCGCCGTCATGGGAACGCACTTAGGTGTTTACCTCGATTTCCTCGATGGCGCCGGCGCTTTTATGCGCAACCTGCACAAATTCGATCCCCTGGTGCGCTTGCCCTTGGCACTCGGGGTGGCGGTCGCAGCGCATAAGCTTGCCACCCGCCGCATGGCTGCCGCCACATTGGTGGTTTTGGTCGTGCTCACCAGCACCGCGCCTGCTTGGACGGGCCGGCTGTTGCCCAAAGGCGCCTACGAGGAGGTGCCGCAGTACTGGCAGGAAGCAGCCGATTTCGTCAACGCGAATGCGCAAGATACCCGTACGCTGATTGCTCCGCAGACTTCCTTTGCACGGCAAGACTGGGGCTGGACGCGCGATGAACCAGCGCAGCCGCTCGTCGATACTCCCCTGGCCTTCCGCGACGCCATTCCGCTTATTCCCGCTGAAGCCATCCGCGGGCTCGACGGCATCATGGATATCTTGCGCTACGACCCCGCCCAGGGCGCCAAAGCGCTGCAGCGCCTGGGAATCGGCGTGGTTGTCTACCGCCACGACCTGCAGAATTCCTTCACCGAATTCGACCCGGAGGAACTTCCCGGTACCGTGCATACCTTCGGCGAGGTCGACGTCGTGCTCTTGGACGAACAACCCGACATGCTCATCGCCGACAACCAGCCCACCACCGTTGCTGGCGGCGGGGAAATCCTCGCGCTGCTCGACATGCTCGGCACCCCCGGCCCACGTCAGCTAGTCAAAGCCAACGCTGACATCGTCTCCGATACTCCAGCGCTGGTGGATAGAAACTTCGGCACACTCGACGGCGCATCCAGTGCACAATCGGCCGAAGGGGACGAATCTACCTCCAACAACGCAGCGCGCGATTATCCTAGCGCCGGGCCATTGACCACCGTGGAAGAGGGGGATGTGCGGTTGTCGGCAAAGTCATCGGCAAGCGATGCATCTGCCTTTGGCGGCGCCAACCCGGCGCGCTCATTGACCGCTGCCGCCGACGGCAACCCCGAAACCGCCTGGTGGCCAGCACCCGGACACACCGGCTGGTTGCAGCTCGACGGCGATTTCCCCAATCCCGAAATCACGCTGACTGCCACGCGCAGCACCGAGGTGGAAATCCACGGGGCCGACGGCGCGAAGGTCACCGCCAAGCTAGAGGCCAATACCCCAAGCACCATCACCGTGCCGGGCGGGCCGACCGAAACCATCCGCGTGGAATTGAGCGAGCGCGTCGGCATTGCCGAAATCGCGCAGGCACAGCGCGTGGTCACGGTGCCGGATACCGCCCCGGATGTACAGCAGTTCATTTTCCAGCGCCTTTTCCTGGACACCGGCATCATCATCCGCGAATTTACTGCCCCACGCGAGATGACCGTCACCCTAGATGCTGATAGAGCAGAAGTGCTTATCGATGACACCCTCTACTCCCCCGGCGACACCCTTACTCTGAGCAAAGGCACGCACCGGGTAGAAACCCGCGCGCAGTGGATGAGCCTTACCGCTACCGAGGAACAGGTGGCTTATGAAGCTACTGGCGCTGAGATTGCGGCTGCCGATTCCGAGCGGATTTTAAACAGCGGCCGGGCTTTTAATGCTGGTCTGCGCGGCTATCTCGGGGATACGGAATTGGCGCCGTTGGAAATTGACGCGGCATCTCAAGGGTTTGTGATTCCAGCAGGAGTCTCTGGCCAGTTTCACATGGAACATGTTGCCGATGGCTTATACCGCGCGTGGCTGCTCATTGGTGGAGCGATTGGCATCGCAACGCTTGTGGCGTGCGCATGGAAAGGGCGTTTGCGCGGTGAGCCAGCGCAATTAGAAATGGGTCCGCCGTGGGTACTCGGTCTTGCGGTTCTAACTACGGTCAATTGGGTCTTCGGCATAGCCGCGCTCTGCGTGGGGGCCGTGTTGCGCTGGACCAATCTTCAGCCGGGTTATTTATCGGCTGCGCTAATGCTCATTGCGGGCGCGATGTTGGCGCGGGCGCCGTGGCCATCGGAAAGCTATGCCGGTGATTCTGTCTTGGTTGCCTGCTTAGCCGCCGCCGCTGTGGCTTGTCTTTTCCTACCGCGGAAATAA
- a CDS encoding DUF3068 domain-containing protein, whose amino-acid sequence MLRNQSSLKLTAIIALVCLIVGALAPSLVTQRTRPLSFKEDISITMGPAEAQVMHCEDTGECSQEISELEITRHSTTAKTEVDDAAAVAESTIEASLDGEKVAEIAQSALLNRESAYPMAGTDTTQEFSIHGGAVLNSEGAEIDGIDYFFPSQTEQRSYPYFDPVMQKSEPIDYLTDEKVAGIPTYSFYQQRQGIEVSQLFDDQRFPYNLSPYYAVERTVWVEPTTGRIVDVNEKMQIYLAGTPQEEPTDDRTLFATDISWDEASTQAELDKVKNTVLAIQVVSIIGWVLAIVGAVLLLVCAWRFSRQREK is encoded by the coding sequence ATGCTACGTAACCAGTCTTCGCTAAAGCTCACCGCCATCATCGCACTGGTGTGCTTGATTGTAGGAGCGCTCGCGCCCAGCCTGGTTACCCAGCGGACGCGACCTTTGTCATTTAAAGAAGATATTTCCATCACCATGGGCCCCGCCGAAGCCCAAGTTATGCATTGCGAAGACACCGGCGAGTGCTCCCAAGAAATTTCAGAGCTTGAGATTACACGCCATTCCACCACCGCAAAGACCGAAGTAGATGATGCCGCAGCAGTTGCTGAAAGCACTATCGAAGCAAGCTTGGATGGAGAGAAAGTCGCCGAAATTGCCCAAAGCGCGCTGCTTAACCGCGAATCGGCGTATCCCATGGCAGGGACGGATACCACGCAGGAATTTTCCATTCATGGCGGAGCGGTACTAAATTCCGAGGGCGCGGAAATTGACGGCATTGACTATTTCTTCCCCTCGCAAACCGAGCAGCGCTCTTATCCCTATTTCGATCCCGTGATGCAAAAATCGGAGCCGATTGACTATCTCACTGATGAGAAGGTCGCAGGTATCCCAACCTATTCCTTTTACCAGCAGCGCCAAGGGATTGAGGTTTCGCAGCTTTTCGATGATCAACGTTTCCCCTACAATCTCAGCCCCTATTACGCTGTTGAGCGCACCGTGTGGGTAGAGCCCACGACCGGGCGCATCGTGGATGTCAACGAGAAGATGCAAATTTATCTCGCCGGTACGCCGCAAGAAGAACCGACGGATGATCGCACGTTATTCGCCACCGATATTTCCTGGGATGAAGCCTCCACGCAGGCTGAGCTGGATAAGGTGAAAAACACTGTCTTAGCCATTCAGGTAGTCAGCATCATCGGCTGGGTCCTAGCGATTGTCGGTGCCGTGCTCTTGCTTGTCTGCGCATGGCGTTTTAGCAGGCAGCGTGAGAAATAG
- a CDS encoding class I SAM-dependent methyltransferase, producing MQHTRALATFSRAWQLLRAFRFEQSRPDIFYGALARDTASLIDALCRDTGLSLSGAKVLDVGGGPGYFASEFENRGALYFGVEPDAGEMAAAGITLSNSVRGDGTALPFADGTFEVVYSSNVAEHIDKPWAMADEMLRVTRPGGIAVISYTAWLGPFGGHETGLWQHYIGGEFAKQRYEKVHGHPPKNVWGESLFAVSVREGIDYARDKELLAAFPRYHPAWAWAIVRMPVLREILTSNLVLVLRKKPA from the coding sequence ATGCAACATACCCGGGCTTTAGCAACCTTTTCGCGCGCTTGGCAGCTCTTGCGGGCTTTTCGCTTTGAGCAATCCCGACCCGATATCTTCTACGGGGCGCTAGCGCGCGACACAGCTTCGCTTATCGATGCCCTCTGTCGCGACACCGGTCTCTCACTTTCCGGGGCCAAGGTCTTGGATGTCGGCGGTGGACCCGGCTATTTCGCCAGCGAGTTTGAAAACCGCGGCGCACTATATTTCGGTGTCGAGCCCGATGCCGGAGAGATGGCAGCAGCCGGAATCACGCTGAGTAATTCTGTGCGCGGGGATGGCACCGCTTTGCCCTTTGCCGATGGCACCTTTGAGGTGGTGTATTCCTCTAATGTGGCAGAGCACATCGACAAGCCCTGGGCGATGGCCGATGAAATGCTGCGCGTTACCCGCCCCGGCGGCATTGCCGTTATCAGCTATACCGCGTGGCTGGGACCTTTTGGCGGACATGAAACCGGGCTGTGGCAACACTATATCGGCGGCGAGTTTGCCAAGCAGCGATATGAGAAAGTCCATGGGCATCCGCCAAAGAATGTCTGGGGTGAGTCCTTATTTGCGGTCTCTGTGCGCGAAGGCATTGACTATGCGCGCGACAAAGAACTCCTAGCGGCGTTTCCGCGCTATCACCCTGCTTGGGCGTGGGCGATTGTGCGCATGCCGGTATTGCGGGAAATCTTGACCTCGAACTTAGTGCTGGTCTTGCGCAAAAAGCCCGCCTAA